Proteins encoded within one genomic window of Microbacterium sp. zg-B185:
- a CDS encoding N-acetyltransferase, which yields MRDDQSGPEQGVRITMLCPVVRVFIAEHPEYSDLVDPDPPDF from the coding sequence ATGCGAGACGACCAGTCCGGACCGGAGCAGGGTGTTCGCATCACGATGCTCTGTCCGGTGGTGCGGGTGTTCATCGCCGAGCACCCCGAATACTCCGATCTCGTGGACCCGGATCCACCGGATTTCTGA
- a CDS encoding carbon-nitrogen hydrolase family protein, with the protein MIAPAAQTTAIAVAQFAPSADKEANLTSIGQLAAAASDRGASLVVFPEYSSYFVDPFDDSLAENAEGLDGPFVQALIGLASEHALHIVAGLLERATDDRHVRNTVVAVDATGIVAVYRKLHLYDAFGQRESDWVQAGDLVAPETFSLGGLRFGLMTCYDLRFPEVGRTLVDAGADVFLVPAEWVRGPLKEHHWRTLVHARAIENTVFVAAADHPPPLGVGNSMIVDPQGVEVAAIGTATDVVVAHLDRDAVQRVRRVNPALRLRRMGVVPRE; encoded by the coding sequence ATGATCGCGCCGGCAGCTCAGACCACCGCCATCGCGGTCGCTCAGTTCGCACCCAGCGCGGACAAGGAGGCGAATCTGACGTCCATCGGGCAGCTCGCGGCCGCGGCATCCGATCGGGGCGCCTCGCTGGTGGTGTTCCCCGAGTACTCGAGTTACTTCGTCGACCCGTTCGACGATTCGCTCGCCGAGAATGCCGAGGGCCTGGACGGCCCCTTCGTCCAGGCTCTGATCGGGCTAGCGTCCGAACACGCGCTGCACATCGTCGCCGGTCTCCTCGAGCGGGCGACGGATGATCGCCATGTGCGCAACACGGTCGTCGCGGTCGATGCGACCGGGATCGTGGCGGTCTACCGCAAACTCCACCTGTACGACGCGTTCGGTCAACGCGAGTCCGACTGGGTCCAGGCCGGGGACCTGGTCGCGCCAGAGACCTTCTCGCTGGGGGGCCTGCGGTTCGGGCTCATGACCTGCTACGACCTGCGTTTCCCCGAAGTCGGTCGAACACTCGTCGACGCCGGCGCCGACGTGTTCCTCGTTCCTGCGGAGTGGGTGCGGGGACCGCTCAAAGAGCACCACTGGCGCACGCTGGTGCACGCCCGCGCCATCGAGAACACGGTCTTCGTGGCCGCGGCCGACCACCCGCCGCCGCTGGGCGTGGGCAACTCGATGATCGTGGACCCGCAGGGCGTCGAGGTCGCCGCGATCGGCACGGCGACCGACGTCGTCGTCGCCCACCTCGACCGGGACGCGGTGCAGCGTGTGCGCCGGGTCAACCCGGCGCTGCGCCTGCGCCGGATGGGGGTCGTACCGCGCGAGTGA
- a CDS encoding aminotransferase class I/II-fold pyridoxal phosphate-dependent enzyme codes for MREIPGAWRRTAMGAGLISADASPRPTIFAEMSALAARTGAINLGQGFPDEDGPREVLDAAREAIANGVNQYPPGRGTPDLLLAISEHQRRFYGLDLDPQRNVLVTAGATEALAAALLALIDGPEDEVVVFEPYYDSYAAVVALTGARLVTVPLRWPDFQPDLDQLRAAVTDRTRVILVNDPHNPTGAVFSRELQDEVIRLADRHDAFIITDEVYEHLVFDGPHVPIATLPGAWERTLTISSCGKTFSVTGWKIGWITGPAVLVDAVLAVKQFLTYVNGAPFQPAIATGLRMSDDFFRGIARTLRDKRDLLGAGLRSAGFEVSIAAGSYFTVADAAPLGATDAADFCRALPDRVGVVAIPLTAFVTAGRRAQYATLVRFAACKRVRVLEDAMLRLGALTA; via the coding sequence ATGCGAGAAATTCCAGGAGCCTGGCGCCGAACCGCGATGGGCGCCGGCCTCATCTCTGCCGATGCTTCACCCCGTCCCACCATCTTCGCCGAGATGTCGGCCCTTGCGGCGCGAACCGGCGCGATCAACCTGGGCCAGGGCTTTCCCGACGAGGACGGACCACGCGAAGTGCTGGACGCGGCACGGGAGGCGATCGCCAACGGCGTGAACCAGTATCCGCCCGGCCGTGGCACCCCGGATCTGCTGCTGGCCATCAGCGAGCATCAGCGGCGCTTCTACGGTCTCGATCTGGACCCGCAGCGCAATGTGCTGGTCACCGCCGGCGCGACCGAGGCGCTGGCGGCCGCACTGCTCGCGCTCATCGACGGCCCGGAGGACGAAGTGGTCGTCTTCGAGCCGTATTACGACTCCTACGCAGCGGTCGTCGCGCTCACCGGCGCCCGGCTCGTGACGGTGCCGCTGCGGTGGCCCGACTTCCAGCCCGACCTCGATCAGCTGCGCGCCGCGGTGACCGACCGGACCCGCGTCATCCTGGTCAACGACCCGCACAACCCCACCGGCGCCGTCTTCAGCCGCGAGCTCCAGGACGAAGTGATCCGCCTCGCGGATCGTCACGATGCCTTCATCATCACCGACGAGGTCTACGAGCACCTCGTCTTCGACGGACCCCATGTGCCGATCGCCACGCTGCCGGGGGCGTGGGAACGGACCCTCACCATCTCGTCGTGCGGCAAGACCTTCTCGGTGACCGGGTGGAAGATCGGCTGGATCACCGGGCCAGCCGTCCTGGTCGACGCCGTGCTCGCCGTCAAGCAGTTCCTCACGTACGTCAACGGCGCGCCGTTCCAGCCGGCGATCGCGACCGGACTGCGCATGTCCGATGACTTCTTCCGAGGCATCGCTCGGACGCTCCGCGACAAGCGGGACCTGCTCGGCGCAGGCCTGCGATCGGCAGGCTTCGAGGTCTCGATCGCTGCGGGTTCGTATTTCACGGTCGCGGACGCTGCTCCCCTGGGCGCGACCGATGCCGCCGATTTCTGTCGCGCGCTTCCGGACCGCGTCGGGGTCGTCGCCATTCCGTTGACGGCGTTCGTCACCGCAGGACGGCGTGCGCAGTACGCCACCCTGGTTCGCTTCGCGGCGTGCAAGCGCGTTCGGGTGCTCGAGGACGCGATGCTGCGCCTGGGCGCGCTGACCGCCTGA
- a CDS encoding trypsin-like peptidase domain-containing protein — protein MSDITGNRPEDSTPRTPVDATPESTAPETSTPETTEPEVTASEPTPEPSQPSIPAAPPLPERVAPAATQPPASAPAQPGAPAQPGASAQPGAAAWQAPQGGRPAGSPAGYPPYPQQAPPYGHPRAQSYAGQPTAGPQNASAFGAAAGRPDANQTRPTTPLSPGSAGTPRSDAEPKKKSGAGKVVGILVAAAIVGGAAGLGGSYAGVNLFTPAATSSQAGPATVTVNNPDEVTQTTAIAAKVLPSVVTIQAAGTNGAGTGSGVILTRDGYVVTNTHVVTLDGASADATIRVSTSDGRVFNAEVVGTDPTYDLAVIKLEGAEDLTPIEFADSSKLNVGDETIAVGAPLGLENTVTTGIVSALNRSIQIASSAAPDSSDTPDSEDGQAPDSEEAPPFFFDFGQGQDPTQLPTESISIAVIQTDAAINPGNSGGALVDAEGKLIGINVAIATAGGASGASGSIGVGFSIPSNIVKRVTDEIIEDGAATHGLLGASVRDASAVEDATITGAYIAEVVEGGAAQAAGLAEGDVVTEFNGVPITNATDLTAQVRAAAAGSDASLSFVRDGRTRTLDVTLGELQP, from the coding sequence ATGAGCGACATCACGGGCAACCGCCCCGAAGATTCCACCCCCCGCACGCCGGTCGACGCTACGCCCGAGTCGACAGCGCCCGAGACTTCCACACCCGAGACCACGGAGCCGGAGGTGACCGCGTCCGAGCCGACGCCGGAGCCTTCGCAGCCCAGCATCCCGGCGGCCCCGCCTCTTCCCGAGCGGGTCGCCCCGGCGGCCACCCAGCCGCCCGCGTCCGCCCCCGCCCAGCCCGGTGCGCCCGCTCAGCCCGGCGCATCCGCCCAGCCCGGCGCGGCCGCCTGGCAGGCCCCGCAGGGTGGACGCCCGGCAGGATCGCCGGCGGGCTATCCCCCTTACCCGCAGCAGGCACCGCCCTACGGTCACCCGCGCGCGCAGTCCTACGCGGGCCAGCCCACGGCGGGTCCGCAGAATGCGTCGGCCTTCGGTGCGGCGGCCGGACGGCCGGATGCCAACCAGACCCGGCCGACCACGCCGCTGAGTCCGGGCTCGGCAGGCACGCCGCGTAGCGACGCCGAACCGAAGAAGAAGTCCGGTGCCGGCAAGGTCGTCGGCATCCTGGTCGCTGCCGCGATCGTCGGCGGTGCCGCGGGCCTGGGCGGCTCCTATGCCGGCGTCAACCTGTTCACGCCGGCGGCCACGAGCTCGCAGGCCGGCCCGGCCACTGTGACGGTGAACAACCCCGACGAGGTCACGCAGACCACGGCGATCGCCGCGAAGGTGCTTCCCAGCGTGGTCACCATTCAGGCAGCCGGCACGAACGGTGCCGGCACCGGGTCCGGTGTCATCCTGACCCGTGACGGCTACGTGGTCACCAACACCCACGTTGTGACACTCGACGGCGCGTCCGCCGACGCGACCATCCGCGTGAGCACCTCCGATGGCCGCGTGTTCAACGCCGAGGTGGTCGGCACCGACCCCACGTACGACCTCGCTGTCATCAAACTCGAGGGCGCCGAAGACCTCACACCCATCGAGTTCGCGGATTCGTCCAAGCTCAACGTCGGCGACGAGACCATCGCCGTCGGCGCTCCGCTGGGGCTTGAGAACACGGTGACCACGGGCATCGTGAGCGCGCTGAATCGTTCGATCCAGATCGCCTCCTCGGCTGCTCCGGACTCGAGCGACACCCCGGACTCCGAGGACGGTCAGGCGCCGGACTCCGAGGAGGCACCGCCGTTCTTCTTCGACTTCGGACAGGGCCAGGACCCGACGCAGCTTCCGACCGAGTCCATCTCGATCGCCGTCATCCAGACGGACGCCGCGATCAACCCCGGCAACTCCGGCGGAGCTCTCGTGGATGCCGAGGGCAAGCTCATCGGCATCAACGTCGCGATCGCGACCGCAGGCGGCGCGAGCGGTGCGTCCGGCTCGATCGGGGTCGGTTTCTCGATCCCCTCGAACATCGTCAAGCGTGTGACGGACGAGATCATCGAGGACGGGGCGGCGACGCACGGTCTGCTGGGCGCGAGCGTTCGCGACGCCTCAGCGGTCGAGGACGCCACGATCACCGGGGCGTACATCGCCGAGGTCGTCGAGGGCGGCGCCGCCCAGGCGGCGGGGCTTGCAGAGGGTGACGTGGTCACGGAGTTCAACGGGGTGCCCATCACGAACGCCACCGACCTGACCGCCCAGGTCCGCGCCGCTGCCGCGGGCAGCGACGCGTCCCTGTCCTTCGTGCGTGACGGCCGGACCCGGACGCTCGATGTGACGCTGGGCGAGTTGCAGCCGTAA
- a CDS encoding CDP-glycerol glycerophosphotransferase family protein, with protein sequence MASFSFGAGNARKIASIPLYVLGRLVTLLIPRRRGTWVFGCAVGIADGALALWDEVAAHGHPAVWLVGSAQQERDAAIRGIPYARKQSLRGFWLTARAGIVVVTHGFGDVNRYAVPGAVIVQLWHGIPLKRIGLDSPETVRSGILPRSRLLPVLIGAMYRAATRRIDVLPAASHLVRGRLESAFALPDAHVPVTGEPRVDVLSRGTADTRRSAARAAIGAATGTLDPGARLILYAPTWRDGAPDPAVPSAEEWRAIVAVLNRHDAVLLVRSHPLGAGHYAPPAATERVRSLGSDLVADVTPLLPGLDALVTDYSSLVFDAALVPLPVLFLAPDVEAYARTRGFYGSYADVAGEDWAVNWPQAAAQLDALLGEQSVRDQSIARSARLSRRVHAFRDGENTRRVYRAILARVRADARIDGAVNDEGK encoded by the coding sequence GTGGCGTCTTTCTCGTTCGGCGCGGGAAACGCGCGGAAGATCGCGAGCATCCCGCTCTACGTGCTCGGCCGCCTCGTCACGCTTCTGATTCCGCGTCGCCGGGGTACCTGGGTGTTCGGCTGCGCGGTCGGCATCGCAGACGGTGCCCTTGCGCTGTGGGACGAGGTCGCCGCGCATGGGCATCCCGCGGTCTGGCTCGTGGGCTCGGCTCAGCAGGAAAGGGATGCCGCCATTCGCGGCATCCCGTACGCGCGCAAGCAGTCGCTGCGCGGGTTCTGGCTCACCGCACGCGCGGGGATCGTCGTGGTCACGCACGGCTTCGGAGACGTGAACCGCTACGCGGTCCCCGGTGCGGTCATCGTGCAGCTCTGGCACGGCATCCCGCTCAAACGGATCGGCTTGGACTCGCCCGAGACCGTGCGCAGCGGCATCCTTCCGCGATCCCGCCTGCTGCCCGTGCTGATCGGTGCGATGTACCGCGCGGCCACTCGTCGCATAGACGTGCTGCCGGCCGCCTCCCACCTCGTCCGCGGACGCCTCGAGTCGGCCTTCGCACTGCCGGACGCGCATGTCCCGGTCACCGGCGAACCGCGAGTGGATGTCCTCTCGCGCGGCACTGCGGACACGCGCCGCTCCGCTGCCCGGGCGGCGATCGGCGCGGCGACGGGGACGCTGGATCCTGGTGCGCGGCTGATCCTGTACGCGCCGACGTGGCGTGACGGTGCCCCCGACCCGGCGGTGCCCTCCGCGGAGGAGTGGCGGGCGATCGTCGCGGTGCTGAACCGTCACGACGCCGTCCTGCTGGTGCGATCGCATCCACTCGGGGCCGGCCACTATGCCCCGCCCGCCGCGACCGAGCGGGTGCGCAGCCTCGGCAGCGACCTCGTCGCCGATGTCACCCCTCTTCTGCCGGGCCTGGACGCGCTGGTCACCGACTACTCGTCGCTCGTGTTCGATGCGGCGCTTGTGCCGCTCCCGGTCCTCTTCCTGGCGCCGGACGTCGAGGCGTACGCGCGCACCCGCGGGTTCTACGGGTCGTACGCGGATGTCGCGGGCGAGGACTGGGCGGTGAACTGGCCGCAGGCCGCGGCGCAGCTGGACGCGTTGCTGGGCGAGCAGTCCGTCCGCGACCAGAGCATCGCGCGGTCTGCGCGACTGAGCCGTCGCGTGCACGCCTTCCGCGACGGAGAGAACACGCGCAGGGTGTACCGTGCGATCCTGGCGAGGGTGCGCGCAGATGCGCGGATCGACGGCGCCGTGAACGACGAGGGGAAATAG
- a CDS encoding AarF/UbiB family protein gives MTDAGSMRARYRRILRFAARYLVQAWWFELTLPRIGLERVAARGRAVRLQRIAQRFHVLAVDLGGLMIKVGQFMSSRLDVLPPEITKELEGLQDEVPPVPFPAIRALAEAELGVTLERAYAFVDPSPLAAASLGQAHRARLSDADAHEAGMTDVVVKIQRPGIDKVVDVDLRALRRVAGWLSRVKVVADRVDMPSLVEEFAQTSLEEIEYLHEAANAERFAEMFAGDPRVGVPRVFWERSTRRVLTLEDVTAIKINDIVALQAAGIDPAEVAQQFASVMFDQLFQHGYFHADPHPGNIFVTPLVGGADSGGRAWKLTFIDFGMMGEVPDGLRRGLQKVLIAAASRDGKGLVDGIRHVGVLLPSADTAELERAMTKLFGRFGGMGFAELQEVDPREFREFAVEFADVVRTLPFQLPENFLLIIRSMGLTSGMCSALDPRFNIWDAIEPYAAQLIRDESGNILQGFGQKAMSVAGLLARLPQRLDDVVTRIEDGRLTAQSPRLERRMGRLERTGRRVISAVLFAALFIGGILLRVDDVVFGTVIMAISVLPLLHALFAGLAARSDR, from the coding sequence ATGACCGACGCCGGCAGCATGCGCGCCCGCTACCGCCGGATCCTGCGGTTCGCTGCCCGTTACCTGGTGCAGGCGTGGTGGTTCGAGCTCACCCTGCCCAGGATCGGACTGGAGCGGGTCGCGGCACGCGGCAGGGCCGTCCGATTGCAGCGGATCGCGCAGCGCTTCCACGTGCTCGCGGTGGACCTCGGCGGCCTCATGATCAAGGTGGGGCAGTTCATGTCCTCGCGACTGGACGTGCTGCCTCCGGAGATCACCAAGGAGCTCGAGGGACTGCAGGACGAGGTCCCTCCCGTTCCGTTCCCCGCGATCCGTGCGCTGGCGGAGGCGGAGCTGGGCGTAACGCTCGAGCGCGCATACGCGTTCGTGGATCCGTCGCCGCTGGCCGCGGCATCCCTGGGTCAAGCCCATCGGGCACGGCTCTCGGATGCCGATGCGCACGAGGCCGGAATGACCGACGTCGTGGTGAAGATCCAGCGGCCGGGGATCGACAAGGTCGTCGACGTCGATCTGCGGGCGCTGCGTCGCGTCGCGGGCTGGCTCAGCCGCGTGAAAGTCGTCGCCGATCGCGTCGACATGCCTTCGCTCGTCGAGGAGTTCGCCCAGACCAGCCTGGAGGAGATCGAGTATCTGCACGAGGCCGCCAACGCCGAGCGATTCGCGGAGATGTTCGCCGGCGACCCCCGGGTGGGCGTTCCTCGCGTCTTCTGGGAGCGCAGCACCCGGCGGGTGCTCACCCTCGAGGACGTCACGGCGATCAAGATCAACGACATCGTCGCGTTGCAGGCCGCCGGTATCGACCCTGCGGAGGTCGCACAGCAGTTCGCCTCCGTGATGTTCGACCAGCTCTTCCAGCATGGGTACTTCCACGCCGACCCACACCCCGGGAACATCTTCGTCACCCCGCTGGTCGGGGGGGCGGATTCCGGCGGCCGGGCCTGGAAGCTCACGTTCATCGACTTCGGAATGATGGGCGAGGTCCCGGACGGTCTGCGCCGGGGCCTGCAGAAGGTGCTCATCGCAGCGGCGTCGCGCGACGGCAAGGGGCTCGTCGACGGCATCCGGCACGTCGGAGTGCTGCTGCCGTCGGCCGACACCGCTGAGCTCGAGCGGGCGATGACGAAACTGTTCGGACGGTTCGGAGGAATGGGGTTCGCCGAGCTGCAGGAGGTCGATCCGCGCGAGTTCCGCGAGTTCGCGGTCGAGTTCGCCGACGTCGTGCGCACACTGCCGTTCCAGCTGCCCGAGAATTTCCTGCTCATCATCCGCTCGATGGGACTCACCTCGGGCATGTGCAGCGCGCTGGACCCCCGATTCAACATCTGGGACGCGATCGAGCCGTACGCCGCCCAGCTCATCCGGGACGAGAGCGGCAACATCCTGCAGGGGTTCGGTCAGAAGGCGATGTCGGTCGCGGGTCTGCTCGCGCGGCTGCCTCAGCGGCTGGATGACGTGGTCACGCGGATCGAAGACGGACGGCTGACGGCACAGAGTCCGCGGCTCGAGCGGCGCATGGGACGCCTCGAGCGCACCGGTCGGCGCGTCATCTCGGCCGTGCTGTTCGCGGCGTTGTTCATCGGCGGGATCCTGCTCCGCGTGGACGATGTCGTGTTCGGCACCGTGATCATGGCGATATCGGTGCTTCCCCTGCTGCACGCCCTGTTCGCCGGGCTCGCCGCACGCTCCGATCGGTGA
- a CDS encoding DUF6328 family protein codes for MTAPTDIDQDDLHDGRDETPAERADRNWNEVLQELRVMQTGTQILTGFLLALAFQPAFSDLSDDQRIFYLVLIVLSALTSIVALAPVAIHRFLFQQRAKAKVVTYGHAALLTALVTVSVLLVGVVGFVFDVVVDRTAAVTAIAALTAVVLALWLVCPAIIRARLDNGADR; via the coding sequence ATGACCGCCCCGACAGACATCGACCAGGACGACCTGCACGACGGGCGCGATGAAACACCCGCGGAACGTGCGGACCGCAACTGGAACGAGGTGCTCCAAGAGCTGCGGGTGATGCAGACCGGCACGCAGATCCTCACCGGGTTCCTGCTGGCCCTGGCCTTCCAGCCCGCCTTCAGCGACCTGAGCGACGACCAGCGGATCTTCTACCTGGTCCTGATCGTGCTCTCGGCGCTCACATCGATCGTGGCGCTCGCACCCGTGGCCATCCACCGGTTCCTCTTCCAGCAGCGGGCGAAGGCCAAAGTCGTCACATACGGCCATGCGGCGCTGCTGACGGCACTCGTGACGGTGTCGGTCCTGCTCGTCGGGGTCGTCGGGTTCGTCTTCGATGTCGTGGTCGACCGCACCGCCGCGGTCACCGCGATCGCGGCCCTCACCGCGGTCGTCCTGGCGCTGTGGCTCGTTTGTCCTGCCATCATCCGGGCGAGGCTCGATAACGGGGCGGACCGATGA
- a CDS encoding cold-shock protein: MATGTVKWFNSEKGFGFIAPDDGGADLFAHFSAITGDGYKELREDQKVEFEAERGPKGMQAANIRPL; the protein is encoded by the coding sequence ATGGCCACTGGCACCGTGAAATGGTTCAACTCTGAAAAAGGCTTCGGCTTCATCGCTCCCGATGACGGCGGCGCCGACCTGTTCGCGCACTTCAGCGCGATCACTGGCGACGGCTACAAGGAGCTTCGCGAAGACCAGAAGGTCGAATTCGAGGCCGAGCGCGGCCCGAAGGGCATGCAGGCTGCGAACATCCGGCCTCTCTGA
- a CDS encoding CDP-glycerol glycerophosphotransferase family protein, producing the protein MTDARFSTDAGATLIVSGAGPRPESVELVGPRARVVGSMTGRGKTWRAVLPLRSSRWGGGQLPLPVGSYDLRIAVADGDELELPASLPLTQLGTLRAALEGSTLTIGPPIDPAYDSGDGQAALERRYATRPTALENAVFFESFYGRNASDNPLAIDREIARRAPEVTRYWSVVDLSVQVPEGAIPVVDGSPDWWRARGSSRLLVVNDWLRRTFSRRAGQVVVQTWHGTPLKRLALHRPGFDLRRMAAVFKESRRWNVLLAQNPYAARVLGKAYAFLTRPIWVEGYPRNDVLVNGDNGATREALGIRPDERVLLYAPTWRDDRTEIVDFIDPAALAAATDSVVLVRGHSRTLLAGRDAAGPRVLDVTGFPDTARLLLAADALITDYSSVMFDFSVTGKPMYFLVPDIAHYRGELRGFYFDLASHAPGPVVQTQEELVLALRDGDPADFAVKYAQWRDRFNPRDDGHAAERVVDRIIDQRFIEAAGT; encoded by the coding sequence ATGACCGACGCCCGCTTCTCCACCGATGCAGGAGCGACACTGATCGTCTCCGGTGCCGGCCCGCGTCCGGAATCGGTCGAACTGGTCGGGCCCCGCGCCCGGGTCGTGGGATCGATGACCGGTCGAGGCAAGACCTGGCGCGCGGTGCTTCCACTGCGTTCCTCGCGGTGGGGCGGCGGGCAGCTTCCGCTGCCGGTGGGCAGCTACGACTTGCGCATCGCTGTCGCGGATGGCGATGAGCTCGAGCTGCCGGCATCCCTTCCCCTGACTCAGCTCGGAACGCTGCGCGCCGCGCTGGAGGGCAGCACACTCACGATCGGGCCGCCGATCGACCCCGCATACGACTCCGGCGACGGGCAGGCGGCGCTGGAGCGCCGATACGCGACACGACCCACTGCCCTGGAGAACGCCGTCTTCTTCGAGAGCTTCTACGGGCGAAACGCCAGCGACAACCCGCTCGCCATCGATCGCGAAATCGCCCGCCGTGCGCCGGAAGTGACCCGCTATTGGAGCGTCGTGGACCTTTCCGTGCAGGTCCCGGAGGGGGCCATCCCGGTGGTGGACGGAAGCCCCGACTGGTGGCGGGCCCGTGGCTCGTCCCGGCTGCTCGTGGTCAACGATTGGCTGCGACGCACCTTCTCCCGCCGGGCCGGGCAGGTCGTGGTGCAGACCTGGCACGGCACTCCGCTCAAGCGCCTGGCCCTGCATCGCCCCGGATTCGATCTGCGCAGGATGGCCGCCGTCTTCAAGGAGTCGCGGCGCTGGAACGTGCTGCTCGCGCAGAACCCCTACGCGGCCCGCGTCCTGGGCAAGGCGTACGCCTTCCTGACGCGACCGATCTGGGTGGAGGGCTATCCCCGCAACGACGTTCTCGTCAACGGCGACAACGGTGCGACCAGGGAGGCCCTGGGCATCCGCCCGGACGAGCGCGTGCTGCTGTACGCCCCGACCTGGCGCGACGACCGCACCGAGATCGTCGACTTCATCGACCCCGCCGCACTGGCGGCGGCCACCGACTCGGTCGTGCTCGTGCGCGGTCACTCCCGGACGCTGCTGGCCGGACGGGATGCCGCAGGCCCCCGCGTCCTGGATGTCACCGGGTTTCCCGACACCGCCCGACTGCTGCTGGCCGCGGACGCCCTGATCACGGACTACTCGTCGGTGATGTTCGATTTCAGCGTGACCGGCAAGCCGATGTACTTCCTCGTTCCGGACATCGCGCACTATCGGGGCGAGCTGCGAGGGTTCTATTTCGACCTGGCCTCCCACGCGCCGGGGCCCGTGGTGCAGACCCAGGAGGAGCTGGTCCTCGCGCTGCGCGATGGGGACCCCGCGGATTTCGCGGTGAAGTACGCGCAATGGCGAGACAGGTTCAATCCCCGCGACGACGGACATGCTGCCGAGCGCGTGGTCGACCGGATCATCGACCAGCGGTTCATCGAGGCCGCGGGGACCTGA
- a CDS encoding zinc-dependent alcohol dehydrogenase family protein has protein sequence MKALVYQGAGKKAWTEVPDPEIIHATDAIVIIEATTICGTDLHILKGDVPAVVEGRILGHEGVGTITEVGTAVGGLSVGDRVIISCVSACGHCSYCRRQLYSHCLAPEGQSGIGWILGHLIDGTQAEYVRIPFADTSLHKVPDTVTDAEAILLSDILPTGHEIGVQAGRVAAGDVVAVIGAGPVGLATIATAGLYGPSRVIALDLDSNRIEQAKRFGATDGVLSSDADWKEQVLALTDGLGVDVAIEAVGIPATFEAALEIIRPGGVVANVGVHGKPVELPIDRLWIANIAITMGLVNTDTTPTLLKLVEQHKLPSAAFVTHEFRLDQMDEAYDVFSRAAETEALKVLIRA, from the coding sequence GTGAAAGCCCTCGTATACCAAGGAGCAGGCAAGAAGGCGTGGACAGAGGTCCCCGACCCGGAGATCATCCACGCGACCGATGCGATCGTGATAATCGAGGCGACCACCATCTGCGGGACCGATCTGCACATCCTCAAGGGGGACGTCCCCGCCGTCGTCGAAGGGCGCATCCTCGGCCACGAGGGCGTCGGCACGATCACCGAGGTCGGCACCGCGGTGGGCGGGCTGAGCGTGGGCGACCGCGTCATCATCTCGTGCGTGTCCGCGTGCGGCCATTGCTCCTACTGCCGCAGGCAGCTCTACTCGCACTGCCTGGCGCCCGAAGGCCAATCGGGAATCGGCTGGATCCTCGGGCACCTGATCGACGGAACGCAGGCCGAGTACGTGCGCATCCCGTTCGCGGACACCTCGCTGCACAAGGTTCCGGACACTGTGACGGATGCCGAGGCGATCCTGCTCTCGGACATCCTGCCCACCGGACACGAGATCGGCGTGCAGGCCGGGCGGGTCGCCGCCGGCGATGTCGTCGCCGTGATCGGCGCCGGTCCGGTCGGGCTGGCCACGATCGCCACGGCGGGGCTGTACGGACCGTCGCGGGTCATCGCCCTCGATCTGGATTCGAACCGCATCGAGCAGGCGAAGCGGTTCGGCGCGACCGACGGCGTGCTCTCCTCCGATGCGGACTGGAAAGAGCAGGTGCTGGCGCTCACCGACGGGTTGGGGGTGGATGTCGCCATCGAGGCGGTCGGGATTCCGGCCACGTTCGAGGCCGCGCTGGAGATCATCCGGCCGGGCGGTGTCGTCGCGAACGTCGGGGTGCACGGCAAGCCGGTGGAGCTGCCGATCGATCGCCTGTGGATCGCCAACATCGCCATCACGATGGGGCTGGTGAACACCGACACCACCCCGACGCTGCTCAAGCTCGTCGAGCAGCACAAGCTCCCGTCGGCGGCGTTCGTCACCCACGAGTTCCGGCTCGACCAGATGGACGAGGCCTACGACGTCTTCTCCCGCGCGGCGGAGACCGAGGCGCTGAAAGTCCTCATCCGCGCGTGA